The nucleotide window TCAGCAGGCGCTATCAAGAAGCAGTCGGTATCCTCAGTCGGGTGCTGGTAAACGATCCCAGTAATGATGCTGCTCATAATTTGCTTGGCAAATCGTATCACCGCTTAGGTAAGCTGCAAGAGGCCATGGACCAGTATCAGCTTGCCCTCAAAAGCAGCAATAGCTCTGAGTATCGCTTTAATTATGGCGTGGCTTTGTTTGACGACAATAAATTTGAGGCTGCTAAGACTCAGTTTGAAGAAGCGCTCAAGCGCTCGCCGCAAGTCAGTGACTATCGCTACAACCTTGGTATAGCCAGGGAGCGTCTTGGTGACAATCACGGTGCTATCGAAGACTACGAAAAAGCAATTGAGATGGACGAAAAAAACGCTGTAGCCCACTATAGTCTGGGTAGACTGTTGCAACAGAATGGCGATTTGGACAGAGCCTTGCAGGAGTACAAAACCACGCTCAGTATCGATCCGGAGTTTGGCGAGGCGGTCAACAATCTAGGTGTGGTTTATAACGCCCAGGGTAAATATCCAGAAGCGATTGATTGCTTTAGAAAAGCTCTCAGTTTACGCCCTGATTGTTCGGAGGCGCAGCGCAACCTCGGCTACGCCCAAGCTCGCACCAGTCTCGGTATCACTTATTTGACTCAGGGTGAGGATAAAAGAGCTTACGATGAGTTTAGACGGGCACTCAATATCGACCCGCACTTTGCCGATGCTCACTATAACTTGGCTCTGTTATTGCAAAAACAACGCCAAACTGATGAGGCGATAAGACACCTAAAAATGGCCGTTAACTACGACCCAAATAACTACCGGGCCCATAACAATCTTGGCGTTGCCTACATGCAGTCAGGCAAGTCCGCCGAGGCAAAAGCCGAATTTGAATCTGCTTTGAGTATTTCGCCAGGATTTAAGGACGCAAAGACTAATCTGGAGACTTTGCTGGGTAGTAAGTAATAGTGCTTGAGGCGATGCCTTAATCCAAAAAGTGTAAGTTGCACAAGTCAGGAGCATTTTGTGGCGACAGTACATAACTCCAATCCATTTGTAGAAAAAATGGTAGCGCTGGGCGCCAAGCTGGGATTATCTCCTGAGAAATTTGAAGAGTTATCCAGGCAGGCGGAGCGTGAACTCAAGGAACAACCGGCTGTATACAAATCCCGTGTAGTATGGCTTGCCATTGCCGGTTATGCCTTTATTTTTGTTGTAGTAGCAATTTTTGTTGGCACTTTTGTCGCTGCCGTGAAGTTTCTTCTAAGCCATCATGGCGGCATCTACAGTCTAAAATTGATCATTATTTTGGGCGGTTTGCTCCTTGTCCTGGTCAAAGCTCTCTGGGTTAAAATTGAGCCGCCCCAGGGGCTATTCCTCGAAAAAAAAGAATATCCAGAGCTATTTAGTATGGTCTCTGATTTGTCTAGTCGACTAAATACAAAGGTAGACAAAATATTACTGGACGACAGATTTAATGCATCAGTTGTGCAGGTGCCCAGGCTTGGTATTTTTGGCTTGCACGAGCATTACTTGACCCTTGGTTTGCCTTTGATGCTAGCACTCACTAAAGAGCAGTTTAGATCAGTGCTCGCTCATGAGATGGGCCATCTATCTGGCAACCACAGTCGCTCTGCGGCCTGGCTTTACAGCCTGCGCATGCGCTGGTTTCAGCTTTTGCAAGCATTTGCAGATCAGTCATCCATGTTTTTCTTTGCTCCGTTCTATCTTTTTTTTAGTTGGTTTTCTCCGCGCTTTGATGCTTATACTCTGGCTATGGCTCGTGCCCATGAGCTCGAGGCCGATAGCGAATCGGTGAAAATTACTGGTGTGCAGAGTTTTAGCGAGAGTATGTTACTTGCCCCCTATTACGATAAATTGTTTGGCGAAAAATTCTGGCCTGCAATATATGAAAAAGCAAAAACGGAAGAAGAGCCTCCACATCTAGTCTTTAGTGATATGGCTAAGCATGTCTACGATAGTCCAGTCCAAGCCGAGCTACTCAAGAGTGTGCTTGAGGAAGAATTGAAGAATGATGGTAGTGGTGTCGATAGCCATCCACCTCTAAAGACCCGCTTGTTTAAAGGGCACTTTGAGCCAATTTGGCAGCCTGACGCCCAGTGGTCAGTGCCTGATTGGATGCTAGAAAAGTTGAGTCAACCAACTAAACTCCAGGATAGTGCTGCCTACAATTATCTTGGTGCAAAGTTTGACACTGTCACTAGTGAGATTAGTCATGGTTGGGCTAGCGTTGTAAGACCAGGATGGAGTCAACAGTATGAAGTGTTTTCTGCTGTTAGAAAACAGCTTGCGGATCTGTTTGTCCGTGCTGCTGAGGCACCGCTGGCAGTGCCTGATCTGGTGACAAAGGCTGGACTTATGGGCTATTTGTACGATGAAAAGGTAGCCGTGCCAATCTATGAAGAGATACTCGCTCAGGAGCCTGATAGCGTGGTGGCGCACAAAAATCTGGCAAGAGTATTGTTATCGCAGGATGATGAGCGCGGTCTGCATCATCTTGAGCGCGCTGTATCGAGCAACTTTAACGCTGTTGGTTTGCTTGCTCCGCTGGCCATCCAGTACTTAGCAAAAAATGGTCGGCAAGGGGAAGTGCAAAAGTTTGATCAGATGCTCAAAGAGCATGAACGAGTCTCTGAGCTGGCCCGTAAAGAGCGCAATGCGCTCAGCGGCAATTCAGAGCTTGAGCCTCATGGTTTAAGTGATGAAGACAAGGAATATCTGGTCAATGTTTTTAAGGAGATAAAAGAAATCGAGTCTGTTTGGGCGGCCAGGCTCAAAGTCAATTATCTACCTGAATGCCCTTATTTGGTTCTAGGGGTGGACATACATATCCCCGGGCTCGGTGATCGTTCGGAAGAAAAACTGGGAATCGCAAGATGGTTACTTGAGAATCTCAATTTAGGTGACGAGTTTTGTGTAACTACTTTTGATCTAACTACTGCAAAGCTCAAAAAGAAGATGCAAAATATGACCGATGCGCGAATCTATCGCAAAGCGGTTTAAGTATTTGCTCGAGCAATTTGGCACTATACAAGTTATTTGTCCGACCTGGCAATTCTTTTTGGGGCTTAAGCCATAGCGTTGTTTTGCTTCTTGAAGTTTTCGACTACGCCTTTGACAGTAGCGACATAGCGGCTCTCGTTGTTGCCATCGCTTGATGGCGCATAAACGCCAATCACTTGCGACATTGTGGTTAAGCCGCGATCTTTAACATAGCGGTCGTCAATGAGGCGTGCCCAGTCGCGTGCGCCTTCTGCCCATGTGTCGTAACGACGAAATGTGCCATCGGTGCCACCGGACTCAGGTGCTCTGCCTTTGATGTTGCCAATTGAGTGATTGTCGTGAGCGCGACCGTATTTGCCCAGGGTCGATTCTTGCAAGAAAAATCCGACCGCTACGGCAGGGTCGATGCCTCTGTCGGTGCAGGCTGTGTAAAGAGCTTGAGAGAATCCAGCTTCTTTAGCAGCGGGTGAGCCCATTTTTTCAAGGAAGGTCTGAATTTGTTCAGCGTTGGCTGACGGTGGTCCTTTGATATTGAGGTCGCCTTCTACTGGCTTGGGTATGGCTGAGCGATCGATTGGTCCGTTTGACTCAAAGCTACCAGGACGATAGCCACTGCTTGGTGCGCTCCCGATATTGCTATTGCCCAGGCGTTCTCCCGGTCCACTGCCACCGGGCGAATAGCTAGCCCGACTGGGTGAGGGCATATCGGCTGGAGCTGGTGTGGGGGCTTCTGCCCGTTGCGGTGCTGGTTGTGGACGTTCTGCTGCTTGTGTCGGTCCAATAGGCGCGCTTTGAGCACTGGCCAGCATATTGGTCAAAAAGCCAGGGATGTTTTTATCGTTTGGATGGGCTTGCTGCCAGTAAAAGATTTTTTCTTGGATGACGGCAATCTTTAGTTCTTTGGCCGCTTGTAGTGAAGCTTGATCGCCTTGAGTGCCAGCCTGGATGGTTATTGAACCATCGGCTGAAGGAGTTGTCTTGGCTGGATTTTTGGTCAGATTGCCATCAGTGCCCAGGATAAAGTCGGGTACTTGACCGTCGCCTGGTGTTGAGACTTTGACGTCGGCACCGCTTTTGACCCACTGACTGATTTGTCCCCAGGACTCAGGGCTGACGCTGGCTGGAGGCGTAAAGTCACCTCTGGCTATAGAGGCAAAGCTGGGTGCTTCGCTTCTCGCTGCACTGCGTGTGGGATAAGCATCACTAAGCAGAGCACTGGAGGCATCGCTAGCTGCCGGTGCCGTGGGTGTGAATGCTTCAAAACTTGACTTAGACATGGGGCAATCTCGGGTTCAGAAAAAGGGTGGGGTTCTGAGATTTTGATTGCCTGAGTATATTTATAGGAATGAGGAGTGTCTATGGTGATTTGCCCATGGCAAACGAGCCTGGGGCTGCGGGCCAGCAGGCTTGAAGATGGTTCTTTGTAGGACTTGTGCGTTATGTCCTGGTCTTGGTCTTGGACGTCGCTCCTGAGAGCTGGGGGCTACATAGACCGGCATGGTCGATATGCAAAGACTAAGACAAAAAAACGACGGAGTTGTGACAGCCTATTTCATAGTGCGCTCAAGCGAGTCCATTAAGTTTTTTGCTTCGGCATTGCGTCCTGCTACCACCAGTTGCTGCACTTTTTGGATCTGCGACAGGTCAAAAGGCAATTTTTTGCCACTGATGATGTACTGCTGGATATGAGTTTGAAATCGCAACACTTCGCTCTGCAGCCCAAGTGCATGTGCTTGTTGCCGCATTTTTTCCTGGTCGTTGAGCTTGTCTGACAAGCTTGTGGTGAGCGCTTTAACCTTGTCTTCGTCATTGTTTTTAACAGCGTCTTCAATGGTCTGATAGTAGTCCATGTAGGCTTTTACATTGGTACCCTTTTGTTTGAGGCTCTCTATGCGCGACAAAAGCAGTAGTCGCTTGTCCAAAAGCGGTCCAGGTGTTATGCCGGTGGAAGTAGTGCTTTCTCCGCCTCTCGGTGCAAATGGCGAGACTTCCTCCTTAAAAGTGGAGAGTTAAACGAGAAGTAAGAATTGACCAGTCGATTTTGTTTTCATTTTTCCACCACCAGAGACTAGTGACTTTATACCAGCCCTAAAAATAATTACACATGGCGCGATAAGGCTCTGGTGCTGCGATGGGAAAATTCAAAGCAAGTGTCCACGGTTTTTGAGGGCTTCGAAATTTACTGACCTTATGGAGGGTTTGATATAAGACTTTGAGGGGCAGAGCGCTGAATCAATGCGCTAGCTTTGGGGATAAAGTAAGGGGAAGAGTATCTCCAGGTCTGATGCGGGAAATTTTAGGAAAACTGGACCCTTAGGTGTATTAGAGTCTAGTAGTCCGGTACTTAGAATATCGCTTAAGAGTCTTCTGGCCGATCTCTCTGGCAGTCCTGTTACCCTTGGCACTGCACCTCTTTCTAAGTCCCCACGAATTAGGATTTCTTGCAAGAGCAATGTGGTCTCTGCTTTCAAATTGCTATTTGTTTCAACGTAAGTTTTAAGTCGTTGGTCAAGGTTTTTAAGATCAAAGAGTGTACTCATAATTTTTAGTTGGTCAAGGCAGACTCTAAGAAACCAGGTTGTAAACTCAATTAACGCTCTTTGAGATAAGTTGCCACGTCCATCATGGTCACTTTGCCTCTTTGTATCTGCATGATTCATCATTGATTTGTATTCGCTTCTGCTGTTGATGCCGCGCGCCAAGCCGCGTGAAACTGACCAGAGTCCGTGTGCTCCGATGCCTGCTTTGTGTGCCATAGCGTGACTCATAAGGCGACTTACTCTTCCATTGCCGTCAGCAAATGGATGGATGTAATTTAGCCTGTGGTGTGCGGCTGCTATTGCCATTATCCTTTCACCCATGCGCATGCTGGGAGACTTGTAGCGATTCTCGAAGTGTTGCATAAAGTCATGCACTCGTTCACTAGATGGTGGCTGATGTAAACCTACAATCACGTCATGCTCTGCGGTGCTTCTAAAAACTCCAGGACGCATAATAAATTCTCGATTGGCGCCTTTGATCAAAAGTAATCTTTCTGGTGCGTCTTTGTAGAACTCCTGGTGTAGCCAGCAAATAAATTTTATTGATGTAGGTTCCGGTAGATTGTCTTGCAACGCAAGTTCATCGATCTTTTTTTGTACACGCACATGAGCCGCTGCTTCCATTTGAAGATCGCGTTTGTCTGGCTCATCGTCAAACTCGCCCTTGAGGGCTTTTTCAATTTCTCTTGGCCGTGTGTTATGGCCCTCTATCAAATTGCTGTAATAAGCATTCATTATTCGCACTAAATCTGCCAGGCTTGCTGCCGTCCTTGGGTTAAGTGTGCGACCTAATTCAGAGCCGAGCGCTGAAATCTCGGCTATCAGGTTGGCAATGGTCAGGTCAATATCTGTTAGCAGGGCAGGTTCAATTCGATTAGGCGTTTCTATCAGTTCTTCATCAGCGCTCATTGTGTCGTTATCCTTTTGGGGCGCTCAGATGAAACTTAAGCCGCTCAATGCCAAGTTGAGTTGGCCGATCTTATTATAGCCGTGCCGGTGCGGATATGTCTAGGAATGGCCGATAATCGAGCCCGGGAATCGGTCTATTGGTAAGGAAAAGGCGAATATGTCTGCTGGTTTTGGCCGATCTCTTGGCCGATCTTGTGGAAATGGTTTGGCCGATCTTTTGGCCGATCTTGAAGGTGCTGGTTTTGCTAATTACTGCGCTGCCACGATTGTAGTGTCGCCTGAGAGGACAAACTCCACAGCCAGTCCGCCATCAAAGTACGACTTACGCTCGCTATCTTTGCGGCTGCTGACTCTGGCGTCACCAGTGAGTGTGCCGATATTGCGAAAGCTCCCATCGCATTCCATTAATTGTCCGCCGTGCTTGCCACCGCTTGTAGTGCCGAGCTTGCGTACCTGATCTCTAAAGGCTAAATTCCAGCTGCCATTGCTTGCAGGTAGTCCACCCCAGAGTAAGGTGTAGAGCTGGTTTTCGTGGACCAGTTGTTTGGCTACATCCGACACACGGTAGCCTTCTACTGCGATGCCACCATCTTTTGTGAAGCGATAGACCAGTGATTCGCCTGGTTTAAAACTGCCTTCGCTGGGCTGAATGCGGCTCCCCACAACTGCTAGCGCCTGGTCAAGCTTGAGCTGTCCGTGGGCTGTGCGCAGCCAGTCGTAGAGTCCAAGGGCAAACACCGATGCTACAGTGCTTTGACTGTCCTCGATGTTTGTAGGGAGCAGCTCCGCTTGATTGTCCTCTGGATGGTCTCCGCCGTTTGCTGCATAGACCTGGGCGTGAGCGTTGGTCAGTCTGTGATCGGTGAGGAAGTCCTGAATACTAAAATAGCTACCGGGCAGTCCCTGGGGTAGACCCAAAACCATCGTGCCTGGTGCCTGTCTGTCTGCCAGTGCAAAAGGAGCGGCACAGGCTACAGCGCCAATTTTGTTGAGACCGAGGCTATCAGAGTCAGATGTCTCAAGCACTGCCTTTAGCCTGATGATTGATGCTGGCATATTGCCTGTCTGTGGGCGAAAATAATTGTCTGCAACAAGAGTAGATTGTTTGCTAACACCAGTAAAAACAAAACTCTCTTTGTTTACAGGCATGTCGATAAAGGCAGGATAATATTCACTTTTGCCCAGTCCACCAGGTAAAAGCGCTAATTCAAGTGGCTTTGGAATGGCGGTATTAGTGAGGGCGCTGGCACCAGGGGTGAGGCTGCCCAGTTCAAGAACAAAAGTCTTGAGTTGGCTTTTGTCCAAACCGATATTTTTTAAAAATGCCATACGGGCTTGCTCGGCTGGTTGCACCACATTGCCGTCTTTATCAGTAAAGCCATTTTTGCCGGAGGGATCAAGTAGATTGACCGGACGGCTAGTGGCCAGTGAGTTTTTGAGTACTTTTGTCAGGCGCATGCTGGCAGCATTGGCTTTTTGTGCGTCTATGCGAGCAAGGCGGAGCATCTCATGATTGTTGAGTTTGCTTGCTATGAGCATGCTGGTGCGGGCCGTGGCAATGACTGTGTTAATACCAGTGACTGGTAGTGGCTTGCCGTCAGCGCCAAGTAGTTTGGCGGAGGAGGGCGCATAATCGCTAAGGGCAATATAACCATAGTCAGGATCATCTATTACTATCGTGCTCAATGCTCTGGCTGCAGCTAAACTGCCTGCCTCGGCTGCAAGCTGGGCGCGCTGTCTGAGGCAGGCAAATTTGATTAGAGCCGCGCCAGCTATGAGAGAGGAGGCAAGAGCAGCCACGCAAATAATCAAAATAAGAGTAAGAGCGGTGCCCTTATTTCTATCTCTTTTAAGTGATTTTTTGACTGTCTGCATCTTACTTCCCTGAGTTCTCTGCGATTAGCTGCTTCGATATTTTACTGTTCGATTGTAACTATGGTCCTCCCAGTGGAGGGATTTTAGTTGTTGGTCCGTATGGTGTGGTCAATTCGGATATTGAGACCAGACGCGAACCTTTACCCACAGCCGGCGATGTAGCTATTGGAGCATAGTTGAGGGGAGCTAGTGTGTAAGGTACATAATCTGATGGCATAGCTGCCACAGTGGCTTCGTCTGTCAATTGAGGATCTACCAGGGTTGGTGCCAGGGCAACTGTATTGCCTGCCACGCGATATTGGAAGTTACCGCCCGCATTGACCTTCATGGTGGCAGGAATAGAAATCGTGCTGCCATAGACGATGCTATTAGCTACTCTCAGTACGCCTGTACCATTGGATCTAAAGGCAAAGCCCATCATGCCGTAAGGTGGAGTAAAAGGCTGGGATGGCGCAATAAAAGTGCATTGATTGACACGCACATCGGTGGTATCGCCATTGACTGGCTCAGCACCGATCATATAGCCTGCCGGAGCAAGGAAGAGACTGTCACTTACTCTAACACTGCCTTTGCTGGCAATGATGCCGTTTGTGATGAATGGTCCAAAAATGCAGCGATTGACTGCCATGTTGGACTGATAAGCTCCACTGGTTGTTGCCGCACTCTGAATGGCTGTACCGCAACCTCTGACAAAGCCCATGTATTGCTTGGTGCTACCAAAAGTGCATTCTCTAAAAACCGTGTAGTTATTGGCTCCGGCGGCTGCAATTTCTTTGGTTGCAACCTGACACTCTCTAAAATCGCAATCAATAAAGTGATTGTTATAGCCAGTAAATTTGACACCCACGCAGTTGATTTGCCCGTAGGGTGGGAGCGATATGCGGTTTTCGATTTCGACGTTGCGGACAGTGCTGCTGTTTACTGCTGGACCAAAGCTGATGCAACTATCTTTGTAGGCTCTGATCTTGATGCCTGAGCGTCTCGCTCCGGCGATATTGACGTAAGAGCCCTGCAGTTGTATGCCCACTGCTTGTCCGTCGATATAGCCGCGAGGGTAAAGGTCTGCTGCTCCGTAGAGTAAGACTTGTCCATTGTGACCGGCCTGAGGCGCTTGTCTAATTGTAATTGGAGCACCGGCTGTGCCGCTTTTGGGGACAGTAAATGAGGTCTGGTAGGTGATACCACTGGTGCCACCATCAAGGAGTATTTGATCGCCCGGGTTTATCACTGTCCAGTCTATTTGAGCTGGGTCTTTCCAGGCGGTTCGCCAGTTGGTACCACCGACTCCGGAGCCGGATGGCGATACATAAAAGGCTTTGGCCTGTGCTTGCGCCTGGGCTGCTACCAAGCAGACAATGCTTGTCAGACCAGCCGTCATCAGTTTTGTGGTGTGGGAGAGAATGCTCATATTACTCCAGTCAAAATTTGTCGCCTGCAGAGCTAGGCGAGGAGGGAATTTATAGCAAGGGACTTTTGAGACTATGAAATAGGAAATGGCTTGAGGGATGACCCTACTCTAATGACCTTGCGTGAATATGTTGTGAGGCCTACGTGAATTGAGAGTGAAGTTAAGAGTATTTATTTGGCTGATTTGGCCGGGCTTTTGCTACTAACTGGCTCAATGCCTACCAGGCGCTCCATGTCGCCTGTGGTCACTGGTGCCCCACAATAATAGGTCCGTCTCTCTACACTATCGTTACTTTGAGCACTATTGTCTTTGCCAAAAGTCCGACCGGAGACTACTACCACAAGCCACTTTTGTATTTTGGGTTTGTTTGGTTCTTTTGATTTGCCTTTGGCTTGTTCTAATAGATCTTTGACGCGAGCGCCAAACTGAGCTACTGGGCAGTCACGCAGTAGTGCTACTGGAGCATCCAGGGGCAGCACTGCACCACTTGCATCAGTCGTTACGCCCAGGTTGTTGGATGTATAGAGTGCGAGTTTTTTGCCAGCCAGGTTGCTTACGCTATCGAGCGCTATGTGTGGTTTGTCGCTTGTGACGTAGTTTGTCACTGTGCCTGCTACTGCACATATCCTGTGACTTTTAGCTGGGCTTATTTGCGGATGAGCTTCAAAAAATTTGCGCAGTGGGATGTTGAGTTTTTCTTTGCCCATGCTTACATCGGTAGCGGCTTTAAAATCATAGCCCTCACCACCAGTAAAGCTGTAATCAGTCATGGCAATGCGGTAGGTACCAGAGTCCTGTATAGGCTGCCATTTGCCTTTATCGTCCTGGTATAGGGCAAAGGCGATGCGCTCGCCATAGGGTTTTTCGCGGTCGTACGCAAATTTGAGACCAGCTACATCCAAAAATCTGCCGCCCAGTGAGCCTCCTACTGAGTGCTCTAGATTTTTGAGGAGTAGTTTGCCGGTCACCGTCGCGGAGGCTAAGTGATTATCAAAGGGCAGTATTTCTTCGACTTTTTCCAGTGTGATTGTGCCTTTTTCGATGCGTGAGCGGATGCCGCCCCGGTTTTCCATGGCTATCTGGACATGCTCTGACTTGCCGGCCTCTAAAAATGAATCAGCAATCAAGTCGCCTAGCGGTGAGTCATTTTTGTAAAAACGCCAGGCATTGTCAAAGTCAGCTGTGGCGACACTGAGGTGTGTCTCTCTCAATGACTTGAGCGGCTCCTCTAGCTTGGTCACATAAGCCTGGATGTCTGGCTCCTGGGTGATGCGCTCAGTGATGGGGATGAGCTTGTAGCGGCTCTCTGGCTTGACTAGATTGCCATTTTTGTCAAAGGTCAGACTCAAATCGCCGAGATTGCGACCATAAGAGCCTGTCTGCACTATCATGCATGGTGCTTGTCCATTGCGCTCCACCCAGACTGGTTGGGCCAGCCTGGTATGACTGTGGCCGCCGACTATGGCGTCTACATCCGGAATCTCAGCGGCGATGATGCGGTCATTATCTAGTCCACAGTGAGTCACCAGTATGATTTTGTCGATGCCCTGCTCTTTGATCTGAGCTACCGTTTGCTTGATGGGGCTAAGCCAGGCCTGGTCTCGGTCCGGCTCACCGCTATCGCGTTTGAGCACGACGCCATCTCGGCGCAAAGCCAGGCTCTCGATATCGGGCGTAATCGCTCCGACAAAGGCCACGCGCTGCCCCTCAAGGGTGCGTATGACATAGGGCTTGATTAGCTTGTCGAGGTCAGGAAGTGCACGGGCATCGAGGTTGCAATTAATAATGTCAAAGCGAGCCTTAGCTAACTGGCTGGCCAGATTGATAGCACCTTCGTCAAATTCGTGATTGCCTATCGTATAAATGTCGTAGCCCATAAGATTGAGCAGCGCTACCTCTGCCTCGCCGCGATAATGGGTAAAAATCGGTGTGCCCTGAAACATATCGCCTGCATCGATTACCAGGCAATTTGGGCTCTCTTTGCGCAATGTGCGAATAAGGTGACCAAGCCTGGCCATGCCGCCAATGGTTTTACCGCGCTCAGCAAAGGGCTCAAGATGTGAGTGGAGATCATTTGTATGAAGTATGGTAAGAGTAAGACCAGAGCCTGCTGCTTTGTCAGCACTGGCCTGGGGCAGATAGCCAAAAATAAGGAGAGTTGTCATGGTCAATAGGGTTGGTAAAAGCAAGCTTCTCAAAAAGCTCGTTGTGCCAAGTCTCTTGCCTTTGCCGCTACTACTTGTCATTGCGCCCTCTCTCGCCAGCCTCTTTATTGTTACCCAACCCATACCTGTATACGCTCAAACCGGCTCAAAAGTTCGATCCCTCACCTGTGACTTTGTCCAGGAAGAAGGATGCCCCGTAACGCCTGGTAATCTGCGCTGCGACGTAGAACTGGACCCTTTTGATACGCCAACGTCGCCCAAGATTTATTTTGACTACAAAAATAGTAGCTCAAAGGCAATATCGGCAGTCAAGTTTAGAGTGCGCTTTGTTGACGGCGAAGGCAATGATAAAGGCACTTTTCACGCCGTAGACTCCTTTTATTTGCAGCCCTCTGGCGACCGTACCCAAAAGTGGAAGCGTGATGTAGCTATCCATCCGGGTGTAACTGCCCTAAAAATCCGCGTACTGCAAGTGAAGTATGCAGATGGTGAAAGTTGGGAGAGTGTCAAAATGCAGGAATTAGTCGGTGGCAACCCGGCGGCCGCCGGTGGCGGTGGTGCTGGTAGCACTCCTGGACTGTCCGAATAATCAAAAAAACGCCTTAAAATGCCTCAATTTTGAAGGCAAGGGCGGATAAAAAAAATACGCAAATTTCTCAAAACTTTTTTGTTGAGGCGCTGGCGCCCTTCTTATCGATTTTGATGACTGTTGCCAGTCAAGTCGATATTCAGGGGTGGTGTATTGTATATCAACTTCTAAAAATTGAATAACTGTCCCCTGGGGAGGAACGATATGGCTCATGCCCGAGAGCCAATCGCCACCGCCGTTTCCCTTGTTGGTGCCGCGCTTACATGTTTTGTGATCGCTAAGGCCACCTGGTTAATGCTGCTTTTGGCGATTGTAGTCTTTTGCTTTGGTTGCTGTCTCTACAAGTTGATTGACAAGACGGATAAACCGGGCAAACGTGCTCGTCCTGCTTTGGATTCAATTTAAAAAACACGACCTACAATCGAATAACCCACAACCGAATAAAACTACAACTAAATAGAACTAAAACTGAATAGCCGACAATTTAATAGCCATTACAATTTAATAGTCCGCATCATCTAGCCAGGCGCCATCGTCTGGCTATTTGTTTGACTGTGTCGTTGGGGTGGTATCGGATACGGTGCTAGTTTGTTTTGTTGTCTTTTTGCGGTTAGTGGACCGTTTACTTGCGAGTGAGTCGATGTGCTCCTCAGGACAATAGATAAATTCTAGCAATTGATAAAAGTGCAAGTAGCAATGCTGTGACAGAAAAATAAAGTGCAATTCTAGAACCAGAGGATACAGTTTGGCCTTTTATATTTACTCCTTGCAAATGCGAGGCCATAAAAGCCAGAATGGAAGTCGATAGAAGAGTAAGAGGTAGTGCGTAATGCACCCATATTGTTGAAATTGAAGGGTTTGTCACCAGCCATAAAGATGTTGGCTTTGGTGGAGGTTCAACTGTGAGCGGGTTTTCGGGCGCTTTAATAGTGGTTTTCTTCTTTTGTTTGGTTTTGGATTCTTGTTCGGCTATGTCTATAAGTGAAAGACTGCTGGCGCATTCTACATAGACCTGATTATTTATCGAGCTTCTAAGTAGCTGTCCATTTTTGTCATATCCGCGCAGGAAAAATTTTACTGTCTTCAGTTTTTCGCCTCTGGCGTCCATGACTGAGGCGACTTGGGTATAACAGGCAATTCCGCAAGGCTGTGGTTTCTTCTCATCTATTCCAATCACACCGGATGCCAGGGCTGTCTGGGGATCTACGCCAACAAAAGAGTTGGCGGTTAGTACTTTGATTGGTATGGACAAAAGCTGCTTTGTGACTGGGTTTTCGAAGGTAAACTGATTGATAATGTTACTGGTAACAAGTTGTGGATACTCACCGGTACTCAAATACATTGTCTGAGCAAAGCCGGCTAGTTTATGCATTTTTGCTATAACTAGATGCTCAGGTTCGTTTATGC belongs to Candidatus Obscuribacter sp. and includes:
- a CDS encoding bifunctional metallophosphatase/5'-nucleotidase, producing the protein MTTLLIFGYLPQASADKAAGSGLTLTILHTNDLHSHLEPFAERGKTIGGMARLGHLIRTLRKESPNCLVIDAGDMFQGTPIFTHYRGEAEVALLNLMGYDIYTIGNHEFDEGAINLASQLAKARFDIINCNLDARALPDLDKLIKPYVIRTLEGQRVAFVGAITPDIESLALRRDGVVLKRDSGEPDRDQAWLSPIKQTVAQIKEQGIDKIILVTHCGLDNDRIIAAEIPDVDAIVGGHSHTRLAQPVWVERNGQAPCMIVQTGSYGRNLGDLSLTFDKNGNLVKPESRYKLIPITERITQEPDIQAYVTKLEEPLKSLRETHLSVATADFDNAWRFYKNDSPLGDLIADSFLEAGKSEHVQIAMENRGGIRSRIEKGTITLEKVEEILPFDNHLASATVTGKLLLKNLEHSVGGSLGGRFLDVAGLKFAYDREKPYGERIAFALYQDDKGKWQPIQDSGTYRIAMTDYSFTGGEGYDFKAATDVSMGKEKLNIPLRKFFEAHPQISPAKSHRICAVAGTVTNYVTSDKPHIALDSVSNLAGKKLALYTSNNLGVTTDASGAVLPLDAPVALLRDCPVAQFGARVKDLLEQAKGKSKEPNKPKIQKWLVVVVSGRTFGKDNSAQSNDSVERRTYYCGAPVTTGDMERLVGIEPVSSKSPAKSAK